The Juglans regia cultivar Chandler chromosome 2, Walnut 2.0, whole genome shotgun sequence genome includes a window with the following:
- the LOC109014506 gene encoding uncharacterized protein LOC109014506: MENGEDSTRFQSLTATTLRNMSSSSSAFFSANQSPFFSPRSPTCHLSESTRSDNPCDSINLSVDPPSCSSGYPEPESLKNVRITFSNISATQAARTLVDFQKFDGISSSAGISNSTPSSYGHDHENGYSRHREKQRKHASSYPSSFTPGSVSLSSNRMRSCDVFIGLHGRKPYLLRFANWLRAEMEVQGMSCFVSDRARCRNSRKHGIVERAMDVSSFGVIILTRKSFRNPFTIEELRFFSGKKNLVPIFFDLSPGDCLVRDIIEKRGELWGKYGGELWVLYGGLEKEWKEAVYGLSRVDEWKLDAQDGNWRECILRTITLLATRLGRRSVVERLNKWREKVEKEEFPFPRNENFIGRKKELSELEFILFGDVTGDSERDYFELKARPRRKNLTIGWPKSSLLEERRRERQFESGSRKGKEPVVWKESEKEIEMQGTGLPQRQHQPRSKGGGRYARRKRSMRILYGKGIACVSGESGIGKTDLLLEFAYRYQQRYKMILWVGGESRYIRQNYLNLWSFLEVDVGVEYCSEKSRIKGFEEQEEAAIFRVRKELMRNIPFLVVIDNLESEKDWWDHKLVMDLLPRFGGETHIIISTRLPRVMNLEPLKLSYLSGIEAMTLMQGSGKDYPIEEIDALRVIEEKVGRLTLGLAITGAILSEIPITPSRLLDTIKRMPLKDLSWSSREVHSLRQNTFLLQLFEVCFSIFDHADGPMSLATRMIQASGWFAPAAIPVSLLAHAAHKIPKKHQGNGFWRNLLHSLTCGLTSSYTKRSEAEASSMLLRFNIARSSTKQDYIHFNELIKLYAHKRGVNGAAQAMVQAVISHGSIAQHSEHMWAACFLLFGFGRDPVVVEPKVSELLHLVKEVVLPLAIRTFITFSQCSAALELLRLCTNALEAADQELVTPVEKWLDKSLCWRSIQTNAQLNPCLWQELALCRATVLETRAKLMLRGGQFDIGDDLIRKAVFIRTSICGEDHPDTISARETLSKLTRLLANVQIHTSS, encoded by the coding sequence atggaaAACGGGGAAGATAGCACCAGGTTTCAGTCCTTAACGGCCACAACTTTAAGGAATatgtcatcatcatcttctgcCTTCTTTTCAGCAAATCAGTCGCCCTTCTTCTCGCCAAGATCGCCAACGTGTCATTTATCAGAATCAACACGGTCTGACAATCCATGTGACAGCATTAATTTAAGTGTTGATCCTCCTAGCTGCAGCTCAGGATATCCAGAACCCGAGTCTCTAAAAAATGTCAGAATTACCTTTTCAAACATTTCGGCAACCCAAGCTGCCCGTACTTTGGTTGATTTCCAGAAGTTTGATGGCATATCTTCCTCAGCTGGCATTTCCAACAGCACCCCATCTAGTTATGGCCATGACCATGAAAATGGTTATTCTCGGCATAGAGAGAAGCAGAGAAAGCATGCAAGTAGCTACCCTAGCTCATTTACTCCCGGTTCAGTCTCCCTTTCCTCCAATAGAATGAGGAGCTGCGACGTATTCATTGGTTTGCATGGACGCAAACCTTATTTACTGAGGTTTGCTAATTGGCTCCGTGCAGAGATGGAGGTTCAAGGGATGAGCTGCTTTGTATCTGATAGAGCTCGATGTAGGAACTCTCGCAAACATGGAATTGTTGAGAGGGCTATGGATGTCTCTTCTTTTGGAGTTATAATTCTGACAAGGAAGTCTTTCAGGAACCCATTTACTATTGAGGAACTGCGGTTTTTTTCAGGAAAGAAGAATTTGGTCCCAATATTCTTTGACTTGAGTCCTGGTGATTGCCTTGTCCGAGATATAATTGAGAAGAGGGGAGAGCTATGGGGAAAATATGGAGGAGAGCTATGGGTGTTGTATGGAGGGCTGGAGAAGGAGTGGAAAGAAGCTGTCTATGGCCTCTCTCGGGTTGATGAGTGGAAATTAGATGCTCAGGATGGCAACTGGAGAGAATGCATACTGAGGACAATCACACTACTGGCAACGAGGTTAGGAAGGAGAAGTGTTGTAGAGCGATTGAATAAGTGGAGAGAAAAGGTAGAAAAAGAGGAGTTCCCTTTCCCTCGAAATGAGAATTTCATTGGTCGGAAGAAAGAACTTTCTGAGCTAGAATTCATTCTTTTTGGTGATGTTACAGGAGATTCAGAAAGAGACTATTTTGAACTTAAAGCTAGACCCAGGCGAAAGAATTTGACAATTGGGTGGCCTAAGAGCAGTTTATTGGAGGAAAGGCGCAGGGAAAGGCAATTTGAGAGCGGCAGCAGAAAGGGAAAAGAACCAGTTGTGTGGAAGGAGTcagaaaaagagattgagatgCAAGGTACTGGTCTTCCTCAAAGGCAACACCAACCGAGGTCAAAAGGTGGTGGAAGGTATGCAAGGAGAAAAAGATCGATGAGGATTTTGTATGGGAAAGGGATCGCTTGCGTGTCAGGAGAATCAGGAATTGGGAAGACAGACCTTCTTCTGGAATTTGCTTACAGATACCAACAAAGGTACAAGATGATTTTATGGGTAGGTGGGGAAAGCAGGTATATTAGACAGAATTATCTGAACCTCTGGTCATTTTTGGAAGTTGATGTGGGGGTTGAATATTGCTCAGAGAAAAGCAGGATAAAAGGCTTTGAAGAGCAGGAAGAGGCTGCCATTTTTAGAGTTCGCAAAGAGCTTATGAGAAACATACCATTTTTAGTGGTGATTGATAACTTAGAGAGCGAAAAGGATTGGTGGGATCATAAACTGGTAATGGATCTTCTTCCTCGTTTTGGTGGAGAGACCCACATAATAATCTCCACACGCCTTCCCCGTGTGATGAACTTGGAACCGTTGAAACTCTCATACTTATCTGGCATCGAGGCAATGACTTTAATGCAAGGAAGTGGCAAAGACTACCCAATTGAGGAAATAGATGCACTTAGGGTTATTGAGGAGAAAGTTGGCAGGTTAACTTTGGGGCTTGCAATTACTGGTGCGATACTGTCTGAGATTCCTATAACTCCAAGTAGGCTATTGGATACCATTAAAAGAATGCCCTTGAAGGACTTGTCATGGAGCAGTAGGGAAGTACACTCGTTGAGGCAAAACACCTTCCTTCTGCAACTCTTTGAGGTATGTTTCTCGATATTTGATCACGCTGATGGGCCAATGAGCTTGGCAACCAGAATGATCCAGGCAAGTGGTTGGTTTGCTCCAGCTGCAATTCCAGTTTCCCTGTTAGCCCATGCTGCTCACAAGATACCCAAAAAGCATCAGGGGAACGGATTCTGGAGGAATTTACTGCATTCCTTAACTTGTGGTTTGACTTCATCATACACCAAAAGATCAGAAGCAGAAGCTTCTTCCATGTTGTTGAGGTTCAATATTGCAAGAAGTAGTACCAAGCAAGATTATATCCATTTCAATGAGCTCATCAAGCTTTATGCTCACAAAAGAGGAGTGAATGGAGCTGCGCAAGCCATGGTTCAAGCTGTAATCAGTCATGGGTCAATAGCACAGCACTCTGAACATATGTGGGCGGCTTGTTTCTTGTTATTTGGATTTGGTCGCGATCCTGTAGTTGTTGAGCCCAAGGTGTCCGAGTTGCTACATCTTGTCAAAGAAGTGGTTTTGCCTCTCGCCATCCGGACATTCATCACATTCTCTCAATGCAGTGCTGCTCTTGAACTTCTGCGGTTATGTACTAATGCTTTGGAAGCTGCAGACCAAGAACTTGTCACCCCAGTTGAGAAATGGTTGGATAAATCACTTTGTTGGAGGTCCATCCAGACTAATGCTCAGTTGAATCCTTGCCTTTGGCAGGAACTGGCTCTATGCAGAGCCACTGTGCTAGAGACTAGGGCCAAGCTAATGCTAAGAGGGGGACAGTTCGATATAGGAGATGATCTAATTAGGAAGGCTGTTTTTATTAGAACTTCAATTTGTGGTGAAGATCATCCAGATACAATATCTGCTCGTGAAACTCTGAGCAAACTGACCAGGCTTCTTGCAAATGTTCAAATTCATACTTCATCCTAG